The Rhizobium rhizogenes sequence TCGCCGAAGGTTACGAGATTTCGTTCGATAGCGATGCGGAAAACCTGTTCGTTCCCGGGGATGCCGAAGCTCTGGAGCGTGCATTCGTCAATCTGGTCCGTAATGCAGTCCAGTATGGAGGCGGACGAGGACAGATATCGGTCAGTGTTGAGGCTGACGGCAGCGTGACTGTCGCCGATCAGGGCTGCGGAATTGCCGGCGATAAGCAGTCGCGCATATTCGAACCGTTCTACCGGGTCAGCCCTCACGGCTCAGGTGCGGGCCTGGGGCTCAGCATGGTCAACGAGATCGTCACCCGTCACGGCGGCTACGTTGAGCTTTCGTCCGCTCCAGGCAAGGGCAGCACATTTGCCGTACGCTGGCGCGAGAAGCGCGTTTTCCAGCAGCGGTAGGGCCCGCCGTCTGCGCGAACGGGTCAAGGCATCTTCATCCTTCGGTGTTGGCTGAGCATAGCCGTGATGGCTTGATGTCTGGCGGGCAATCTCTGGCACGCCATCCACATTACAAACACTCTTTGCCGATCGGTTGATTTTACAGCGCGTGCCAAACGGATAGGCGCGACGACGGTTCCCCGTAATTTTCAGGTAACTCTCGTGACAGAGAAAGCCCGCAAATTTCAATAGCATGGGCCACGACTAAATGACACGACACATTACCCGCAAGCGTTTGATCCTGGGGGCGGCAACCCTTGTCGGTCTGCTGGGCGTCTGGCTGCTGTTTCTGCGTCCGCCGGCAAAGCTTGAACTGGTGACGGCGCAGGCGCGAACGGGTGACATTGAAGAGGTGGTGCTGGCGACCGGGGTTCTCGAACCGCTCGAGCTGGTGCGTGTCGGCGCCCAGGCCTCGGGTCGCATTGAGCATCTGGCTGTCAAGATCGGTGACATCGTCGAGGCTGGCCAATTGGTGGCCGAGATCGATTCCCAGACCCGGCGCAACACCTTGCGGGACCGTGAGGCCGCTTTGGACAACATCCGCGCCGTTCACGCCGCGCGCAGCGCCGGTCTGGTGAAAGCCGAGAAGGATTTCGAGCGCGAGCGTGACCTGCTGGCAGGTGGTTCCACGCCGCGCGCCCAGTATGACGCCGCGGTTGCGATGCGAGACACCGCGCGGGCTGAGGTTCAGTCGCTGGACGCTCAGGTCGCCCAAGCGCAGGTCGCGCTGGAGTCTGCGGGTATAGAACTGGACTATACGCGCATCACTGCCCCAATCGCCGGCACAGTGGTCGCGATCGTCACTGACGAGGGCCAAACCGTGAATGCCCTGCAGACCGCGCCGACCATCGTCATGATCGCACGATTGGACACAATGACGGTGCGCGCGGATATCTCCGAGGCTGACGTCGTGCGTGTGCGGCGGGGCTTGCCGGTGTGGTTCAGCATTCTTGGCGATCCGAAGCGTCGTTTCGATGGGGAGTTGCGACAGGTGGAACCGGCCCCAGCCTCCATCGCCAACGAGAGCAACATCGCCGCGAGCCGGATTGGCTCAACCAACGGCGCGGTCTATTACACCGGGCTGATCGACGTGGCGAATGCGGACGGGGTCCTGCGGCCCTCCATGACGGCGCAGGTGTCCATCGTCTTGAGCCGCGTCAGCGGCGCCGTGCTGGTTCCGCTCAGTGCAGTGGAAGGGGCGCCCCGGGCCGGCGATACGGCGCGTGTGCGCATACTGGACGCGGTGGGCGAGGTCCAGATCCGGCAGGTCCAGGTCGGCATCGACAACGGCGCGGACATCCAGATCCTTAGCGGTCTTCAGGCAGGCGAGACCATTGTCCTGGGAGCATCCACGGACGAACGCACGGATGGCCAGGCTCAACTGGCGGCTGCGAAGCGGTAGGGCGCGTTATGACGGAACCACTGATCCGCGTACGTGGGGTATCCCGCGCTTTCCCCGCAGGCGACGAGATGGTGCGGGTGCTGAAAGACGTCGACCTCGACATCGAGGCCGGCGAGATGATGGCCATCATCGGTGCTTCTGGCTCCGGTAAGTCGACGCTGATGAACATCCTTGGCTGCCTTGATCGTCCGACGGACGGCAGCTACTGGATCGAAGGACGCGAGACCTCGAAGATGTCCGTGGACGAACTGGCGGCGCTACGCCGTGAGCGTTTTGGTTTCATCTTCCAGCGCTATCATCTGCTTGGCGATCTCAGCGCGGCCAGCAACGTCGAGGTGCCGGCCATCTATGCCGGACGCAGCCGATCCGACCGACACAAGCGAGCGATCTCCTTGTTGACCCGGTTGGGCCTTGCCGAGCGGACGGGCAATATCCCCGGCAAGCTTTCGGGCGGCCAGCAGCAGCGAGTGTCGATCGCCCGCGCCCTGATGAATGGTGGCGAGATAATTCTGGCCGACGAACCGACCGGAGCGCTGGATACGCACAGTGGCGCCGAAGTCATGAAGATCCTGCGCGAGCTTCATGCCGAAGGGCACACCATCATCCTCGTCACTCACGACAAGAAGATCGCCGAACACGCGGATCGGGTTGTAGAGATCAGCGACGGCGTTATCATTTCCGACGAGCGCAATATATCCAAATCCGTCGCGACGGCCCGTCCCATCCGCGAGCACGCGCCGGGCGCTGGCTGGCGTGGTGCAATTGACCGGATGACTGAGGCCTTTCGTATGGCGGGCGCGGCAATATGGGCGCACAAGATGCGCTCGCTTCTGACCATGCTCGGCATCATCATCGGTATCGCCTCAGTGGCGGCTATTTCGGCACTGGGAGCCGGCTCGCAGCAACAAATCCTGAGCAGTATCAGTTCGCTCGGCACCAACACGATCGAGGTGCGGGCCGGTAAAGGCTTCGGCGATCTGGAAGCGGGCAAGATACGGACGCTGGTTCCCGCCGATGCCGAAGCGCTAGTGAACCAGCCCTATGTCGACAGCGTGACACCAACCGTCACGACGAGCGTAACTGTCAAGCGCGCCGCCGTGGCCGTCAATGCGTCAGTCACCGGAGTTGGCGCGGACTTCTTTCGTGTACGGGGCCTTGAGCTGGCGCATGGACAGCTGTTCGACGCCCAGGATGTTATCGCCTACAGCCAGAATGTGGTGATCGATGCAAATGCTGCGCGAGACCTGTTTCCAGACCGGGTAAACCCGGTGGGGCAGGTCATCCTTCTGGGCACAATGCCTGCGAGGGTCGTGGGTGTGACGAAACGGGAAAACTCCTTCGGCCCGGCGGTTGATACGTTGACCGTTTATGCGCCCTACACAACCGTCATGGGCCGCATGCTGGGTCGTCCGAACGTCGACGGCATAACGGTCCGTATCAGAGACGATGTCGATCCGGGCAATGTCGAGGCCGCAGTTTCCCGCCTTATCGAGCGTCGGCATGGCGCGAAAGACTTCTTCCTCACCAACTCGGCGACCATTCGCGAGACTATCGAGACCACCACGCAAACCCTGACGTTGCTGATTTCGTCAGTCGCCGTGATCTCGCTGATTGTCGGCGGCATCGGCGTGATGAATATCATGCTGGTCTCCGTGACCGAACGCACCAAGGAGATCGGCGTTCGTGTGGCCGTCGGGGCGCGCCGCAGCGACATCCTTTCCCAGTTCCTGATCGAGGCCGTCATGGTTTGCCTTGTCGGCGGCTTCATGGGAGTGATGCTCGCCCTCGGGATCAGCGCTCTTTTCAATTTGCTGAGCCCCGACTTCAAAATGATCTTCTCTTCGGGCTCCATCATGGTGGCCTTCGCCTGCTCAACCCTGATCGGAATCGTCTTCGGCTTCCTTCCCGCCCGCAATGCGGCAAAGCTGGACCCGATCGAAGCCTTGGCGCGTGATTGATGAACCGCAAACGCCTGCTTGGTTGCGATGCAACGATATTCGTGTCCAACGTAGATATGATCGCAAAGGGCAAACTGGAGGGCGGTGCATTAGCGGTCTTTATGGAGCCGCCGTATATTCAGACAGGCTGAGACTCAATTGGGGTAACAATGTTTGCCATGTTGGCTTTAGGGCACCCGGCTATGGGGAGGTAACGATGGCAATGAGGTCGAAAGCGGCCTTGCAATCCTGTCCCCGTTACTTCCGGTTGCTATTATTGAATCTCGCGTAATGTCACGAGACTGATGCTGATATGGCTGCATCTAACAACCTGCGCCCATTGCCCGCAAGCCAGGACCTGAAAGTCAGCAGGTCGGGGTTGATTTCGCGCATGAGTTTCAGATCGACCTGCTCGGCGAGCGGACCGTCTACCAGGCTCTTTGCCATATGCGCGAGATCAGCGTTTGCAGCGAGAACGGCGTCGGGAAACCGTTCGTAGGTTATCGGCCGGCCGGCCGCTTCGCTGAAGGCGACCTCAAGTTCATGTCCGGTCAAGCGGTCGCTCGCGACTTTAAATCTTGTGCCGCCAAAGCGGGGCTTGTTGGCAAACACGGCAGCAACAAACCTGCCGATGTCTTCCACGGCTGTGAGCTGAATGGAATGGTCCGGCCGGATCAAGGATATCAATCGGCCCTCATCCAGACCGAAGCCAGGTCGCACCAGCATTTCCATGAAAATCATCGGCCGGATGATGGTCGTAGTCATGTCGAGCTGCCGAATATGCGCTTCGATACGAGGCTTGGCGTCGAAACGCGGAACGCCTGTCAGTTCATTCCCCGCGCTGGCGCCTGACGAATAAACAAAATGGTTGATGCCTGTTTCGGCAGCGATATCCGCAATCGATATACCATGACGGACTTCGTCTTCGGCAGCCAGGCTGGCTGGCAGTACGCTAAAGACACCGTAAGCGTCTTTCATCGCTGTGCGGATTACATTGGTCTCTTCAAATGAACCCTGCACAAGCTCGATGCCTGCATTGCGCAATTGCAGAGATGCAGCTTTGCTGGAGTCTGGAACGAGTGCGCGTACAGGCCATCCCGCCTTCAACAAGGCTCTGGCGACAGATCCTCCCTGTCTTCCGGTAGCGCCGAAAACCAGAATGGGGTGCTTGCTATTGGTCACTTGAAACCCTCGCGTTAAACAAGGGCTGTCTATATATATGAATGTAATTCTGCCGGAAGACGGCACATTTTTCAGCATCAGGCACAAGGATGATACCCTTGGATAAACAGATCGATGCCAACACACCGCGCAGATCAGGGAACGACAGGCAATTCAGACCCATCCCGTCAAACGGGGTCTGCAGCCTGCTAAGTGACAAATGGACTGTGCCGGTTCTTTGGCGCCTTTCTCTCGCTGAGGATTATCGGCTCCGCTTTTCTGCATTGAGAAAAGAGGTCCGTGAAATCACTCAGCGCA is a genomic window containing:
- a CDS encoding NmrA/HSCARG family protein, which gives rise to MTNSKHPILVFGATGRQGGSVARALLKAGWPVRALVPDSSKAASLQLRNAGIELVQGSFEETNVIRTAMKDAYGVFSVLPASLAAEDEVRHGISIADIAAETGINHFVYSSGASAGNELTGVPRFDAKPRIEAHIRQLDMTTTIIRPMIFMEMLVRPGFGLDEGRLISLIRPDHSIQLTAVEDIGRFVAAVFANKPRFGGTRFKVASDRLTGHELEVAFSEAAGRPITYERFPDAVLAANADLAHMAKSLVDGPLAEQVDLKLMREINPDLLTFRSWLAGNGRRLLDAAISASVS
- a CDS encoding helix-turn-helix domain-containing protein; the encoded protein is MIPLDKQIDANTPRRSGNDRQFRPIPSNGVCSLLSDKWTVPVLWRLSLAEDYRLRFSALRKEVREITQRMLTLTLRNLEREGFVIRHYFPEVPPRVEYELTDIGHGALHALEGFNFWVHDNLDAIRERRRAYDQGEL
- a CDS encoding MacB family efflux pump subunit; translation: MTEPLIRVRGVSRAFPAGDEMVRVLKDVDLDIEAGEMMAIIGASGSGKSTLMNILGCLDRPTDGSYWIEGRETSKMSVDELAALRRERFGFIFQRYHLLGDLSAASNVEVPAIYAGRSRSDRHKRAISLLTRLGLAERTGNIPGKLSGGQQQRVSIARALMNGGEIILADEPTGALDTHSGAEVMKILRELHAEGHTIILVTHDKKIAEHADRVVEISDGVIISDERNISKSVATARPIREHAPGAGWRGAIDRMTEAFRMAGAAIWAHKMRSLLTMLGIIIGIASVAAISALGAGSQQQILSSISSLGTNTIEVRAGKGFGDLEAGKIRTLVPADAEALVNQPYVDSVTPTVTTSVTVKRAAVAVNASVTGVGADFFRVRGLELAHGQLFDAQDVIAYSQNVVIDANAARDLFPDRVNPVGQVILLGTMPARVVGVTKRENSFGPAVDTLTVYAPYTTVMGRMLGRPNVDGITVRIRDDVDPGNVEAAVSRLIERRHGAKDFFLTNSATIRETIETTTQTLTLLISSVAVISLIVGGIGVMNIMLVSVTERTKEIGVRVAVGARRSDILSQFLIEAVMVCLVGGFMGVMLALGISALFNLLSPDFKMIFSSGSIMVAFACSTLIGIVFGFLPARNAAKLDPIEALARD
- a CDS encoding efflux RND transporter periplasmic adaptor subunit, coding for MTRHITRKRLILGAATLVGLLGVWLLFLRPPAKLELVTAQARTGDIEEVVLATGVLEPLELVRVGAQASGRIEHLAVKIGDIVEAGQLVAEIDSQTRRNTLRDREAALDNIRAVHAARSAGLVKAEKDFERERDLLAGGSTPRAQYDAAVAMRDTARAEVQSLDAQVAQAQVALESAGIELDYTRITAPIAGTVVAIVTDEGQTVNALQTAPTIVMIARLDTMTVRADISEADVVRVRRGLPVWFSILGDPKRRFDGELRQVEPAPASIANESNIAASRIGSTNGAVYYTGLIDVANADGVLRPSMTAQVSIVLSRVSGAVLVPLSAVEGAPRAGDTARVRILDAVGEVQIRQVQVGIDNGADIQILSGLQAGETIVLGASTDERTDGQAQLAAAKR